Proteins encoded by one window of Lepeophtheirus salmonis chromosome 3, UVic_Lsal_1.4, whole genome shotgun sequence:
- the sdk gene encoding protein sidekick isoform X1, translated as MIRYKRTGFSNNSVTLQRILILIYFVFTVTDGLDLKAPRFIISPSASGSIVAERRTKILQCQAVGSPQPQYRWTRDGVVLSEFSSETFYKIQSVMKADAGNYQCAARNTAGTILSDTIPITVAYMTPFDPAPNPDLQVKAGHAAIFKFPVLASVPEPSVIWQTDDGTQLYGVKYAMTSENDLVILSVDSSDSRRYRTRATNTQLGQEENSPYGFLEVYGEDGADVPPEIVIPPKDLTVNKDTPVSELQCIANARPLSEIELTWHKDGVPIDETQVSYSFNDLWNRTLSLLRVNLDHSGVYSCQVRMRSGGGPTLTKDATVKVTEKPYFYRRMSLETFGDFGNDISIPCHVKGIPEPSVIWYRNGIPIDEVPNTRYSVDPEDRSLKINFMRNEDSGMFQCSAVNDAGDVNGYTWLRVKTSSPVLVDPPKNTSALDGKDVSIPCKAEGAPLPNVTWYFNDGQITYSGRIQILEDGSMLISKVRSTDQGKYSCIRSNTAGNTRGEAWLGVLVRTQITSPPVDSKVILGHVASLHCKVSSDQDVPYEVHWYHEGRMINAAMSHRINILDDGTLKIAEARASDAGDYTCEVKSTGGNDHRVAALDVIELPYAPTRIYAERVANAQKSVNVSWTPGFDGNSPIIKFIIQYHSVPQSGPIPKDDLNWITALANISSTARTILLSNLKSSAAYIFRLSAVNSVGEGPQSLPSNRVVLPQEPPSGPPLGLVGSARSETEIMIQWQPPNEQAQNGDILGYIIRYRLFGYNDSPWSYRNVSKPLQRNYLITELITWKDYEIQIAAFNNKGTGAYSSSIKLKTREGVPYSAPSGVRAQAIDSSVVRVWWLPPDPQKINGINQGYKLQAWIGDPRDTDIKPQSTVTVAPDLLNPLSEQTAVIDNLKPWTAYNVTVLCYTSPGDGKRSPPETVRTYQDYPGPVSGLKFEDITDRGIRVRWDEPLDPNGIILGYTVRYMVKSMIHTLVERNLTEDARSFYLNNLKPTTHYTFEVYALTEVGKGKASIATIQSGVEPILPSPPIRLAVSNIQPFSVYLQFTPGFDGNSSITKWTVQALSARNASWTSIFDEYDPKGNAILVKNLIPYMEYSLRLIANNVVGASEPSEPTRQFQTIQAPPKHAPQNVTIRSMSATELRVRWIPLSQGEWYGIPRGYNISYRINKDSSELNSISIEDPTRNTFVLDGLEEFTLYEVVLHAYNDLGTSDPSTVILARTREAVPGAGPNDVSAEATSSTTILVRWGDVLKRHSNGILEGYKVYFGAKGVPFQYKNIGSNQTHQTTLTELKKYTEYAIQVLAYTRIGDGALSAPPFRVRTFEDVPGPPSNVSFPDVSYTTARIIWDIPAEPNGVINKYRVSYYPEGNPSRNFSKEFLPTDRTYRAINLDPMSNYVFEVIAKTNLGWGYTAKELVYTNNNRETPQPPSAPQISQSQVQAREITFSWNPGNDGYAPFRYYVVQYSQNGNGWQSVSERVDPMLNTYTVKKLKPFTNYKFRLQAVNDIGPSGWSEESNNTKTLPDAPSIPVENVKVTPISRTNVRLTWDQLNSEDFNGDSSSGGYIIEYKEVTDFLNPMGANPRVTLKGITNKKVILEDLQIGTNYEISVIPFNSQGNGPPSRPATVFVGEAVPTGAPRNVQAISVTPTEVRLTWQPPEADRQNGDLLGYKIFYYSIPANGRNSEETEVVSASHNAQSLIFLEMYTNYTISILAFNPAGDGPRSDAITVKTHQGIPGPPTNLEFVEITMDTLKVTWDIPNKPNGEILGYLVSYETAEQDENYSKQVKQRVTERFLYVHNLEEEITYTFTVRAQTIDYGPGVSGWVTTGPQPGSPGRPRDLVLTKTKSAVKLSWTNGNSGKSPILGHYIESRRKAEEEWQIYEDKWKTEIKTEGGAIQEYTISYQNLVPSTSYSFRVIAYNKFGISYPAKSMEVIMTPSKRYLEYDYLQRKPFYRETWFLVALASFSIVIIIMIVAILCVKSKTYKYKDHNKQHRLEEATSLDEPGFSTFEMRQSRRGTLNSKRTATMKSTASRKSTNFAVINNTGGRPRPAVLGYSDEDSARGYDEHQDDSDSLTEKPSEMSSSDSQEITESEHESANSDPHSFVNHYANVNSTYRQSWKKQKSIVVAPPRSNSETLRSRHFKPQQEQCPSYAGGVSSPPSEVDSTTLGATGNYVRGAGIAAPMTAPSNNTNTNSKGNHARGYSSFTESDQDASSAVVSLNGTQIVLNNMARSRAPLPGFSSFV; from the exons ACATGACACCCTTCGATCCAGCTCCTAATCCTGATCTCCAAGTTAAAGCGGGTCATGCAGCAATATTCAAATTTCCCGTACTTGCGAGTGTTCCAGAGCCCTCCGTCATTTGGCAAACAGACGACGGTACTCAATTATACGGAGTTAAATATGCAATGACATCCGAAAACGATTTGGTCATTCTCTCGGTGGATAGTAGTGACTCTAGAAGATATCGAACCCGTGCAACCAATACTCAGCTGGGACAGGAGGAAAACTCTCCATACGGCTTTTTAGAAGTGTATGGAGAAGATGGAGCTGATGTTCCTCCTGAGATTGTTATTCCTCCAAAAGATCTTACAGTCAATAAAGATACTCCTGTTTCAGAACTTCAATGCATTGCCAATGCTCGCCCTTTAAGTGAAATTGAGCTCACTTGGCATAAAGACGGAGTTCCGATTGATGAAACTCAGGTCTCTTATAGTTTTAATGATCTCTGGAATAGAACGCTCTCCTTACTAAGAGTTAATTTAGATCATAGTGGAGTGTACTCATGCCAAGTTCGGATGCGATCTGGTGGTGGTCCCACATTAACCAAGGATGCTACTGTAAAAGTCACTG aaaagcCTTATTTCTATCGTCGAATGAGTCTTGAGACTTTTGGAGATTTTGGAAATGATATCTCCATTCCTTGTCATGTCAAAGGTATTCCTGAGCCATCTGTGATATGGTATAGGAACGGCATTCCTATTGATGAAGTCCCAAATACTCGTTACTCCGTAGATCCTGAAGATCGatctcttaaaataaatttcatgagGAATGAGGATTCTGGCATGTTTCAATGTTCTGCAGTTAATGATGCAGGAGATGTGAATGGATACACGTGGCTTAGAGtcaaaa CCTCATCTCCTGTATTGGTGGATCCACCTAAAAATACGTCAGCTTTAGATGGAAAGGATGTCAGCATTCCTTGTAAGGCTGAAGGAGCACCTTTACCTAATGTCACTTGGTATTTTAATG atgGACAAATAACATATTCTGGGAGAATTCAAATCCTAGAAGATGGTAGTATGCTTATTTCTAAAGTTCGATCCACTGATCAAGGAAAATATAGTTGTATTCGTAGTAATACTGCAGGAAATACCAGAGGAGAAGCATGGCTTGGGGTTCTGGTTCGGACTCAAATCACTAGTCCACCTGTAGATAGCAAAGTCATACTGGGACATGTTGCATCTCTGCATTGTAAAGTATCTTCTGATCAGGACGTTCCTTATGAAGTCCATTGGTATCATGAAGGGCGAATGATAAATGCAGCAATGTCTCATCGCATTAATATTTTGGATGATGGAACCCTCAAAATTGCTGAGGCAAGAGCTTCGGATGCCGGAGACTATACATGTGAAGTAAAAAGTACTGGAGGAAATGATCACCGTGTGGCCGCTTTAGACGTCATTGAATTGCCTTATGCACCTACTAGAATTTATGCAGAAAGAGTTGCTAATGCTCAAAAATCTGTTAATGTATCTTGGACACCAGGCTTTGATGGGAATAGTCccatcattaaatttattatccaGTATCATTCTGTTCCTCAGTCTGGACCCATTCCAAAGGATGATCTCAATTGGATAACTGCTCTTGCTAACATATCGTCCACTGCACGAACAATATTGCTTTCAAATCTGAAATCCTCGGCAGCGTATATTTTTCGACTTTCTGCTGTGAATTCAGTGGGCGAAGGACCTCAGTCCTTGCCGTCAAATAGAGTAGTTTTACCACAAGAACCTCCTTCTGGGCCTCCCTTAGGTTTAGTGGGAAGTGCAAGATCTGAAACAGAAATAATGATTCAATGGCAGCCTCCGAATGAACAGGCTCAAAATGGTGATATCCTTGGATATATAATACGCTATAGATTGTTTGGATATAACGATTCCCCCTGGTCCTATAGGAATGTATCCAAACCTTTACAGCGTAATTATTTAATCACTGAACTTATAACGTGGAAAGACTATGAAATTCAAATAGCGGCATTCAATAATAAAGGCACTGGTGCATACTCTTCTTCAATTAAACTAAAAACGAGGGAAGGGGTTCCATATTCTGCGCCTTCGGGCGTTCGTGCCCAAGCTATAGATTCTTCAGTTGTGAGAGTCTGGTGGCTTCCTCCAGATCCTCAAAAGATTAATGGTATTAATCAAGGTTACAAACTTCAAGCATGGATTGGAGATCCAAGAGATACGGATATTAAGCCGCAATCCACAGTTACTGTTGCTCCAGATTTACTCAACCCTCTCAGTGAACAAACAGCTGTTATTGATAATCTCAAACCTTGGACTGCTTACAATGTAACTGTATTGTGTTATACAAGTCCAGGCGACGGAAAAAGATCTCCTCCTGAGACAGTGAGGACTTACCAAGATTATCCAGGGCCTGTCTCTGGGTTAAAGTTTGAGGATATTACTGACCGAGGTATACGAGTGCGTTGGGATGAGCCTTTAGACCCGAATGGAATTATTTTAGGTTATACTGTAAGATACATGGTAAAAAGTATGATCCATACACTGGTTGAAAGAAATCTGACTGAAGATGCACGTAGcttttatctaaataatttgaaacCCACCACGCACTATACTTTTGAAGTTTATGCTTTAACAGAAGTGGGAAAAGGAAAAGCATCAATTGCAACAATTCAAAGTGGAGTTGAGCCCATTCTTCCCTCACCTCCTATTCGATTAGCTGTTTCAAATATTCAGCCTTTTTCGGTTTACCTTCAATTTACACCTGGGTTTGATGGCAATTCATCAATAACAAAGTGGACAGTTCAAGCGCTCAGTGCAAGAAATGCATCGTGGACcagtatttttgatgaatatgaCCCTAAGGGGAATGCCATTTTAGTGAAAAACTTAATTCCCTATATGGAGTACTCATTAAGATTAATAGCAAATAATGTTGTGGGAGCCTCAGAACCTTCAGAGCCAACGAGGCAGTTTCAAACGATTCAAGCACCCCCGAAGCACGCTCCTCAAAATGTGACCATACGTTCTATGTCTGCCACTGAGTTGAGAGTTCGTTGGATACCCTTGTCTCAAGGGGAATGGTATGGAATACCTCGAGGCTATAATATATCTtatcgaataaataaagactctTCTGAATTGAATTCTATATCAATTGAGGATCCCACAAGAAATACATTCGTTCTCGATGGTTTGGAGGAATTTACACTCTATGAAGTGGTTCTTCATGCTTATAATGATCTTGGTACTTCAGATCCAAGTACTGTTATACTTGCACGTACTCGAGAAGCTGTTCCCGGGGCTGGCCCTAACGACGTAAGTGCAGAAGCAACTTCTAGTACAACTATTCTTGTGAGATGGGGTGATGTTCTTAAACGTCATTCTAATGGCATACTTGAGGGATATAAAGTATACTTTGGTGCAAAAGGTGTTCCATTTCAGTATAAGAATATTGGATCTAATCAGACTCATCAGACTACACTCACAGAATTGAAAAAGTATACAGAATATGCTATTCAAGTTCTGGCCTACACTCGAATTGGAGATGGTGCTCTATCAGCTCCTCCATTCAGAGTCCGAACTTTTGAAGATGTCCCTGGTCCACCAAGCAATGTTTCTTTTCCTGATGTCAGTTATACAACAGCTAGAATTATTTGGGACATTCCAGCTGAGCCTAATGgtgttatcaataaatatagagTGTCTTATTATCCTGAAGGCAATCCTTCAAGAAATTTTAGTAAGGAATTCCTTCCAACTGATCGGACGTATAGGGCCATTAATTTGGACCCCATGTCCAACTATGTGTTCGAAGTTATTGCTAAGACAAATTTAGGATGGGGTTATACAGCAAAGGAATTAGTTTATACCAATAATAATAGAGAAACTCCTCAGCCTCCTTCCGCTCCACAAATATCGCAAAGTCAAGTTCAAGCCAGAGAAATCACTTTCAGTTGGAATCCCGGTAATGATGGGTATGCTCCATTTAGATATTATGTTGTTCAGTACTCACAAAATGGAAATGGGTGGCAGTCTGTGTCAGAGAGGGTTGATCCAATGCTTAATACCTAcactgttaaaaaattaaaacccttCACCAACTATAAATTTAGACTGCAGGCCGTGAATGATATTGGTCCGAGTGGATGGTCTGAGGAATCGAACAACACAAAAACTCTTCCAGATGCTCCCTCTATTCCAGTTGAAAATGTCAAAGTCACTCCAATTTCTAGGACTAATGTCCGGCTTACTTGGGATCAATTAAATTCAGAAGATTTTAATGGAGATTCCTCTTCTGGAggatatataattgaatataaggAAGTTACAGACTTTCTTAATCCCATGGGAGCAAATCCAAGAGTCACATTGAAAGgcattacaaataaaaaagttattttagaaGACTTACAGATCGGTACGAACTATGAGATATCCGTTATACCATTCAATAGTCAAGGAAATGGACCTCCATCAAGGCCAGCTACAGTTTTTGTGGGTGAAGCTGTACCAACAGGGGCACCTCGAAATGTACAAGCCATTTCTGTGACTCCAACCGAAGTTCGATTGACATGGCAACCACCAGAGGCAGATCGACAAAATGGGGATCTACtaggctataaaatattttattattccattccAGCTAATGGAAGAAATTCCGAGGAAACTGAGGTTGTCTCTGCCTCTCATAATGCTCAATCACTAATTTTCTTAGAAATGTATACCAATTATACTATAAGTATATTAGCCTTTAATCCAGCTGGAGATGGTCCTCGTTCCGATGCAATTACAGTCAAAACTCATCAAGGTATCCCAGGTCCTCCAACGAATTTGGAATTTGTTGAAATCACTATGGATACTCTCAAAGTGACTTGGGATATTCCCAACAAACCGAATGGAGAAATATTAGGTTACCTTGTCTCATATGAAACAGCAGAACAGGATGAAA atTATTCCAAACAAGTAAAGCAGAGAGTAACAGAGCGTTTCCTATATGTTCATAACCTGGAAGAGGAGATAACTTACACTTTTACTGTTCGAGCACAAACCATTGATTATGGACCAGGAGTTTCTGGATGGGTCACTACTGGACCCCAACCAGGATCTCCTGGTCGGCCCAGAGATTTAGTGCTGACAAAAACCAAGAGTGCTGTTAAATTATCATGGACAAATGGAAATTCAGGGAAAAGTCCCATATTGGGACATTATATTGAGTCAAGAAGAAAAG CGGAAGAGGAATGGCAGATCT ATGAAGATAAATGGAAAACAGAGATCAAGACGGAAGGAGGTGCTATTCAAGAATATACAATATCCTATCAAAACTTGGTTCCTTCAACAAGCTATTCCTTTAGAGTCATTGCCTATAACAAATTTGGGATCTCATATCCTGCCAAGTCCATGGAAGTG ATCATGACTCCTTCTAAACGCTATTTGGAGTATGATTACCTCCAAAGAAAACCATTTTACAGAGAGACATGGTTCCTGGTTGCCCTTGCATCCTTTtccattgttattataataatgattgtaGCAATACTTTGTGTCAAATCAAAAACCTATAAATATAAAG atcaTAATAAGCAGCATAGATTAGAAGAAGCAACGAGCTTAGATGAACCCGGTTTCTCTACCTTTGAGATGCGACAGTCACGTAGGGGGACTCTTAATTCCAAAAGAACAGCTACGATGAAAAGCACAGCATCTCGTAAATCCACTAATTTCGCTGTCATCAACAATACTGGGGGGCGTCCACGACCAGCCGTATTAGGATACTCTGATGAAGATTCAGCAAGAGGCTATGATGAACATCAGGATGATTCAGACTCCTTGACTGAAAAACCGTCCGAGATGTCTTCTTCTGATTCGCAAGAG ATTACAGAGTCAGAGCACGAAAGTGCAAACTCGGATCCTCATTCCTTTGTAAATCACTATGCGAATGTGAATTCTACTTATAGACAATCTTGGAAGAAGCAAAAGTCAATCGTTGTGGCTCCTCCAAGGAGTAATTCGGAAACTCTTCGGAGTAGACATTTTAAACCTCAACAAGAACAGTGTCCCTCGTATGCTGGTGGAGTGAGCTCTCCACCCTCTGAGGTAGACTCGACAACTCTTGGTGCTACAGGAAATTATGTCAGAGGAGCGGGAATTGCTGCGCCCATGACTGCTCCCTCTAATAATACTAATACAAATTCTAAGGGAAACCATGCGAGAGGATACTCCAGTTTTACTGAGAGTGATCAGGATGCATCTTCAGCAGTCGTTTCACTAAATGGGActcaaatagtattaaataatatggcTCGTTCTCGGGCTCCTCTTCCTGGATTCTCATCATTCGTATAA